The genomic segment ACCTCACGGGCCGCTGGGGCGTCCTGGTCCTCGCCGGTCTGCGCAAGGGGCCCGCGCGCTTCAACGCCCTGCGTCGGCGCATCGACGGAGTCAGCGAGAAGATGCTCGCCCAGACACTCCAGGCCCTGGAGCGCGACGGCTTCGTCAGCCGCGAGGTCCTCACCGCGATGCCCCCGAGCGTCAACTACTCCCTCACGCCCCTGGGGGAAACCACCGCTGACCACCTCATGGCCTTCATCGGCCACATCGAGGCCAACATGCCCGCGGTTCTCGCATCCCAGGAATCGCACACCGCCACAGCCCGGGCGTGACGTCCCGGCGTGCGGCCGGGTCCGCC from the Streptomyces xinghaiensis S187 genome contains:
- a CDS encoding winged helix-turn-helix transcriptional regulator, with product MNEPSTEDERQAAALEFDVFAKHCPSRQVLDHLTGRWGVLVLAGLRKGPARFNALRRRIDGVSEKMLAQTLQALERDGFVSREVLTAMPPSVNYSLTPLGETTADHLMAFIGHIEANMPAVLASQESHTATARA